From Cercospora beticola chromosome 6, complete sequence, a single genomic window includes:
- a CDS encoding uncharacterized protein (CAZy:GT5~CAZy:GH13) — protein sequence MRASNMFGTCILRLASLAALVSGSYYDPVEEPWNLNVNENAATPLEYTTPEWPAGFEHTPSPENWRFPFYSFFLDRFVNGDPTNDNANGTTWEEDYRQTQLRYGGDIVGLQDSLDYLHGLGIRGIYLVGSAFLNKPWEADGFSPLDHTILDHHLGNITQWREGIKAIHDKGMYVIMDNTMATMANLFGFEGYYNTSTDWSFSEHNMNYISKNRYRDFYQTNEFHEVCPYDFPRFWDQGGNQIIDNNTNAMVGCMDSEFDQFGDVGAFGVYPEWQKQLSKFNGVQDRLRDWRPQVLDKIKHFSCMMIEALDIDGYRIDKAMQVTVDGQAEWSKHQRECAASVGKKNFFIPGEIVNGNANGAVYLGRGKEPTMQEYNETEAMLTKQDNNSAYIRDAGLQALDAGAFHYSTYRALMRMLGLDGNLLAANDAPINFADQWATFVRTNDMHNAITGEFDPRHMYGVSNHDVLRWPGLTNGTQRQLLGDFIITMVMPGIPLISWGEEQAMYVLDNTASNYIFGRQPMASAQAWQMHGCYKVGNTNLNDWPINSTLNGCKDDGVSLDHRDTSHPVYTVLKEMFEMRQRYPVLQDGFNVKQLSSQTFNYTLPGSFGVPTETGLWSVYRGRMPFQDFEGEGFGNQGVWLLYTNYNGSRDYEYDCSGPDAIISPFDSGTTVKNMFYPFDEYTLEDSTVSLGIEDSSDVNGCVPRLNMTLYGWKAFVPKDKWVAPSPVITRFLPGHDARILSDTPVSDPTTFEVELRFSTEMSCSSLSDALSINSTTENGEVAEFDTENIDCAVMDPQFEAYYYGPSPSIWRARFNLTNVYDGVHQINVNNVTSEAGDTFTNSHDHYMIRVGQENNPIVFPLKGNYSTSLVYKDTTSEKRDASITTSGLMVNHNAPGADKWRYSTSFGAVWSDWFDYTHGNVSIQSQTWRGKKVQKWSGDHVQVQYWSRLAGSSAHFVEGDVVGSDTPPRRFPHLFLHGSFNQFGYDSGLDNSMSQLDNGTWYFDFMDEWPSQFQINVWGMADDGSPDVSMAYGDVDNDTVLDRISPVSLQKAQTNITNDGPNGTALAWRILFNDGDLRYYMVPVGNRYLQLVLWVLLAIIPILSAMAAVWAYMHYFYGVKFNEIGLSEKNSILPVAAIGKIFNREKYSEKDDPVSGDSSPDLAAGIIRDTMGAGGAGAVVEQHRRTVLIATMEYDISDWNIKIKIGGLGVMAQLMGKNLEHQDLIWVVPCAGGIDYPVDTPGVPIDVTILGRTYEVQVQYHKLNNITYMLLDAPVFRRQNAKEPYPARMDDLDSAIYYSAWNQCVAEAMRRFPIDLYHINDYHGTVAPLYLLPDTIPCALSIHNGEFQGLWPMRNTRESEEICSVFNLPQTVVQRYVQFGEVFNLLHAGASILRIHQKGFGAVGVSKKYGKRSWARYPIFWGLKKIGALPNPDPSDIAEWDKKLTDPDSIQIDQVFESGRASLKRQAQEWAGLEQRADADLFVFVGRWSMQKGVDLIADVFPAILEKYEHVQLLCVGPTIDLYGKFAALKLQRMMEKYPGRVYSKPEFTALPPFIFSGAEFALIPSRDEPFGLVAVEFGRKGALGVGSRVGGLGQMPGWWYTIESSTTKHQMHQFKMAIAAALKSDYNTRAMMRARSAKQRFPVAQWKEDLEILQGTCIKIHKKRMEHITARRMGLEDKSGTSSGWNTPGWMTPRSGWGTPAGSRPNTRPSSPNRSGATTPNASRPASLSLGMRHGPGHGGSPPQSTTPSSHTPSASRRNSLEEQQDPRRRLSSIEDEEIITRQEAEDSKRRSQLGGVNEYNYSLRDGTLGHAGPSAPSATHNPYFSPTTPGDTPEGARFPFLSRPHSPVRGMAPSIPQTPLSTETVMDEKKNQPQDLMPFFTDPTGLYIKTFDKKLDSLNGSNSESALCIEEYLEKSEKEWFGRLHDAKMSRATTPNASRGPTPAGSIYEGIETDESLAQFLLPENYKAPTGIKRIMLQKVGDWPVYSLLLALGQILAANSYQITLISGQVGQTAGQLYTIACIYLATTLIWWFVFRRFEAVWCLSLPWVFYGLAFWLLAFAPFGKSDSARGWVQNVATAMYAVASSSGSLFFAQNFGSLGSAPVKDWAFRACAIQGTQQLYVVGLWAWGSQLTRTNANGQSTSLGYKMTAIGIPISIFLWAVGLVLFFGLPDFYRQKPGGVPDFYSSIFRRKIVVWFLVAVFIQNIFLSAPYGRNWSYLWSSRHAPGWAIFLLILLFFVVVWIGVLLFFGYLSTTHSWIIPIFAIGLGAPRWCQILWSNSNIGQYLPWAGGPIASALLGRCLWLWLGVLDSIQGIGFGMILLQTMVRFHCSFALMAGQVIGAIATIIARADGLNSTGPGPTFPNFAGGWVDGLSQPWFWICLAFQLGICVGFFTFFRKEQLTKP from the exons ATGCGAGCGAGCAACATGTTCGGAACATGTATTCTCCGCCTCGCTTCACTCGCGGCTCTGGTCTCCGGCTCCTACTATGACCCCGTGGAAGAGCCGTGGAATCTGAACGTCAACGAAAATGCGGCAACACCTCTCGAATACACCACTCCGGAATGGCCTGCGGGATTCGAGCACACGCCTAGTCCCGAGAATTGGCGTTTCCCGTTTTACAGCTTCTTCCTGGACCGATTCGTGAACGGCGACCCCACCAACGATAACGCCAATGGCACCACTTGGGAGGAAGATTACCGCCAGACGCAGCTTCGATATGGCGGAGACATCGTTGGCCTCCAGGACTCGCTCGACTACCTCCACGGGTTGGGCATTCGCGGAATTTATCTTGTCGGCAGTGCCTTCTTGAACAAGCCCTGGGAAGCCGACGGCTTCAGTCCTCTCGATCACACTATCCTCGACCACCACTTGGGCAACATCACTCAATGGCGAGAGGGCATCAAGGCGATCCACGACAAGGGCATGTATGTGATCATGGACAACACGATGGCGACCATGGCCAATCTGTTTGGTTTCGAAGGATACTACAACACAAGTACCGATTGGTCCTTCTCGGAGCACAACATGAATTACATCAGCAAGAACCGATACCGTGACTTTTACCAGACCAACGAATTTCACGAAGTCTGTCCCTACGACTTTCCACGCTTTTGGGATCAAGGTGGCAACCAGATCATTGATAACAACACGAATGCGATGGTGGGCTGCATGGACAGTGAATTCGATCAATTTGGCGACGTTGGTGCTTTTGGTGTGTATCCGGAATGGCAAAAGCAGCTCAGCAAATTCAACGGTGTTCAAGATCGTTTGCGAGATTGGCGACCGCAGGTgctggacaagatcaagcacTTTTCCTGCATGATGATCGAGGCTCTTGATATCGATGGGTACCGTATCGACAAAGCCATGCAGGTGACTGTCGATGGGCAAGCTGAATGGTCAAAACACCAACGCGAGTGCGCTGCGTCTGTTGGCAAGAAGAACTTCTTCATCCCGGGAGAAATTGTCAACGGAAATGCGAACGGCGCAGTTTACCTCGGACGCGGCAAGGAACCGACCATGCAGGAGTACAACGAGACGGAAGCCATGTTGACCAAACAAGACAACAACTCAGCATACATTCGAGATGCGGGCTTGCAAGCTCTCGATGCAGGCGCATTTCACTACTCCACCTACCGAGCACTGATGCGAATGCTTGGGCTTGACGGTAACCTCTTGGCTGCGAACGACGCTCCGATCAACTTTGCTGATCAGTGGGCGACTTTTGTGCGAACCAACGACATGCATAATGCAATCACTGGCGAATTCGATCCACGCCACATGTATGGCGTCTCAAACCACGACGTGCTTCGCTGGCCCGGATTGACTAACGGCACGCAACGGCAGCTGCTTGGCGATTTCATCATTACCATGGTCATGCCAGGTATCCCATTGATCAGTTGGGGAGAGGAACAGGCAATGTATGTCCTTGACAATACCGCAAGCAACTACATCTTCGGTCGTCAGCCCATGGCCTCGGCGCAAGCTTGGCAGATGCATGGCTGCTACAAAGTCGGCAACACCAACCTGAACGACTGGCCAATCAACAGCACGCTCAATGGCTGCAAAGATGACGGCGTCAGCCTGGACCACAGAGACACTTCTCACCCAGTGTACACTGTGCTCAAGGAGATGTTCGAGATGCGACAACGTTACCCTGTTCTCCAGGACGGTTTCAATGTGAAACAACTCTCGAGCCAGACATTCAACTACACGCTGCCAGGCTCTTTTGGTGTCCCAACTGAGACTGGTCTCTGGAGCGTGTATCGCGGTCGTATGCCTTTCCAGGActtcgaaggcgaaggcttCGGAAACCAAGGTGTCTGGCTGCTCTACACAAATTACAACGGATCCCGAGACTACGAGTACGATTGCAGTGGTCCTGACGCCATCATCTCTCCTTTCGATTCGGGTACAACTGTCAAGAACATGTTTTATCCATTTGATGAGTACACGCTTGAAGATTCAACTGTGTCATTGGGTATTGAAGACTCGTCGGATGTGAATGGTTGCGTCCCTCGACTCAACATGACCTTGTACGGGTGGAAAGCGTTCGTGCCCAAAGATAAATGGGTGGCACCATCGCCAGTGATCACTCGCTTCCTGCCTGGCCACGATGCGCGCATCCTCTCCGATACTCCTGTGTCTGACCCAACGACTTTCGAGGTGGAACTGCGTTTCTCAACGGAGATGAGCTGCAGCTCGCTGTCTGATGCGCTTTCCATTAACTCCACCACTGAGAATGGCGAAGTCGCCGAGTTCGATACGGAGAACATCGACTGTGCGGTGATGGATCCTCAATTCGAAGCTTACTACTATGGCCCCAGTCCTTCCATCTGGCGAGCTCGATTTAACCTGACCAATGTGTACGACGGTGTCCATCAAATCAATGTGAACAACGTCACAAGCGAGGCCGGCGACACCTTCACAAATTCTCATGACCACTACATGATTCGCGTCGGTCAAGAGAACAACCCAATCGTCTTCCCACTCAAAGGAAACTACAGCACGTCTCTCGTTTACAAAGACACCACAAGCGAAAAGCGCGACGCTTCGATCACCACATCAGGCCTCATGGTCAACCACAACGCGCCAGGAGCTGACAAGTGGCGGTACTCTACTTCATTCGGTGCAGTCTGGTCGGACTGGTTCGACTACACTCACGGCAACGTATCGATACAATCGCAGACCTGGCGAGGCAAGAAGGTCCAAAAGTGGTCTGGCGACCATGTCCAAGTGCAGTACTGGTCTCGCCTTGCTGGAAGCAGTGCTCACTTCGTGGAaggtgatgttgttggttCCGACACGCCTCCAAGGCGATTCCCGCACCTGTTCCTCCATGGCTCGTTCAATCAATTTGGTTACGACTCCGGATTGGATAACAGCATGTCTCAGCTCGACAATGGTACCTGGTATTTCGACTTCATGGACGAGTGGCCGTCTCAGTTTCAGATCAATGTTTGGGGCATGGCCGATGATGGAAGTCCGGATGTCTCCATGGCGTACGGTGATGTCGACAACGACACTGTTCTCGACCGCATCTCGCCCGTCTCTTTGCAGAAAGCGCAAACCAACATTACTAATGATGGTCCCAATGGCACTGCCCTTGCTTGGCGAATTCTGTTCAACGACGGCGATTTGCGATACTACATGGTTCCAGTCGGCAATCGATACCTCCAGCTTGTCTTGTGGGTTTTGTTGGCCATCATTCCGATTCTCTCGGCCATGGCCGCCGTCTGGGCTTACATGCACTACTTCTATGGCGTCAAATTCAACGAAATCGGACTGTCGGAGAAGAACAGCATCCTTCCAGTAGCAGCGATTGGGAAGATATTCAATCGTGAGAAGTACAGCGAGAAAGACGACCCCGTATCTGGTGATTCTTCGCCTGATCTTGCCGCCGGAATCATCCGCGACACGATgggagctggtggtgctggtgccgTGGTCGAACAACATCGCAGGACAGTCTTGATTGCCACAATGGAGTATGATATCTCCGACTGGAACATCAAGATCAAAATCGGAGGACTCGGTGTCATGGCCCAGCTCATGGGCAAGAACTTGGAACATCAGGATTTGATCTGGGTAGTCCCATGTGCTGGCGGCATTGACTATCCCGTCGACACTCCTGGCGTGCCAATCGATGTGACCATCCTCGGACGCACGTACGAAGTTCAAGTCCAATACCACaagctcaacaacatcacgtACATGCTTCTCGATGCACCGGTATTCCGCCGACAGAATGCGAAAGAGCCCTACCCGGCTCGTATGGACGACCTCGACAGCGCAATCTACTATTCTGCCTGGAACCAGTGTGTTGCAGAAGCTATGCGCCGATTCCCGATCGATCTCTACCACATCAACGATTACCACGGCACAGTCGCGCCACTCTACCTCCTTCCAGATACCATCCCTTGCGCGCTCTCAATTCACAATGGAGAGTTCCAGGGTCTGTGGCCTATGCGAAACACACGAGAGTCTGAGGAAATCTGTTCTGTTTTCAATCTGCCGCAAACTGTGGTACAGCGCTATGTTCAGTTTGGAGAGGTGTTCAATCTTCTGCACGCTGGAGCCAGCATTCTGCGAATTCATCAAAAGGGCTTTGGCGCCGTCGGTGTCAGTAAGAAGTACGGCAAGCGTTCTTGGGCACGATACCCAATCTTCTGGGGTCTCAAGAAGATCGGTGCTCTGCCAAACCCTGACCCAAGTGATATCGCCGAATGGGACAAGAAGCTCACCGACCCAGACTCAATACAAATCGACCAGGTGTTCGAAAGCGGCAGAGCTAGCTTGAAGCGACAGGCGCAAGAATGGGCAGGCCTAGAACAGCGCGCAGATGCAGATCTATTTGTGTTTGTTGGTCGCTGGTCGATGCAGAAAGGTGTGGACTTGATCGCAGATGTCTTTCCGGCTATCCTGGAGAAATATGAGCACGTCCAGCTGCTCTGTGTTGGCCCTACCATCGATCTTTATGGCAAATTCGCAGCACTGAAGCTGCAAAGAATGATGGAGAAGTATCCTGGACGAGTCTACTCCAAGCCTGAGTTCACTGCGCTCCCGCCATTCATCTTCAGCGGTGCCGAATTTGCCCTCATTCCTAGCAGAGACGAGCCGTTCGGTCTTGTTGCTGTCGAATTCGGCAGGAAAGGTGCGCTTGGTGTGGGTTCTCGTGTTGGAGGTCTCGGTCAAATGCCGGGTTGGTGGTACACGATTGAGTCTTCCACCACCAAACACCAGATGCATCAATTCAAGATGGCCATTGCAGCGGCTTTGAAGTCTGACTACAATACACGTGCCATGATGCGAGCTCGATCGGCCAAGCAGCGTTTCCCTGTGGCTCAATGGAAAGAGGACCTCGAAATCCTGCAGGGGACTTGCATCAAAATTCACAAGAAGCGCATGGAACACATCACTGCTAGACGTATGGGACTGGAGGACAAGAGCGGCACATCGAGTGGCTGGAACACTCCTGGTTGGATGACTCCACGTAGTGGCTGGGGCACTCCTGCCGGCAGCAGGCCGAACACACGGCCGTCTTCGCCCAACCGCTCCGGAGCGACCACACCAAACGCGTCTCGCCCTGCATCTCTCTCACTGGGTATGCGACACGGTCCTGGTCACGGAGGCTCTCCGCCACAGTCGACGACACCTTCTTCTCACACTCCTAGCGCCTCTCGCCGCAATTCACTCGAAGAACAGCAGGACCCACGTCGCCGTCTCAGCAGtatcgaggacgaagagatcATCACGcgtcaagaagcagaagattcAAAGCGTCGGTCTCAGCTGGGCGGTGTCAATGAATACAACTACTCACTGCGCGATGGTACGCTCGGCCATGCAGGTCCGTCGGCTCCTAGCGCAACGCATAATCCCTACTTCTCCCCCACGACACCAGGAGATACACCAGAGGGTGCACGATTTCCCTTCTTATCTCGTCCACATAGCCCCGTGCGAGGCATGGCACCCAGCATTCCGCAGACCCCTCTCTCTACGGAGACTGtcatggacgagaagaagaaccagCCTCAGGACCTGATGCCATTCTTTACCGATCCTACTGGACTGTATATCAAGACTTTTGACAAGAAACTCGATTCCCTGAACGGCAGCAACTCGGAAAGCGCTCTGTGCATTGAGGAGTACTTGGAGAAGTCGGAAAAGGAATGGTTCGGCCGCTTGCATGATGCTAAAATGAGCCGCGCTACAACGCCCAACGCATCGAGAGGACCAACTCCAGCTGGCTCAATCTACGAAGGCATTGAGACAGACGAGTCGCTCGCCCAGTTCTTGCTTCCCGAGAACTACAAGGCCCCAACGGGCATCAAGCGTATAATGCTGCAGAAGGTGGGAGACTGGCCCGTCTACTCTCTCCTGCTCGCATTGGGACAGATCCTCGCCGCGAACTCTTACCAGATCACACTCATCAGTGGCCAGGTCGGACAGACTGCTGGCCAACTGTACACAATCGCCTGTATCTACTTGGCAACAACCTTGATCTGGTGGTTTGTTTTCCGTCGCTTCGAGGCTGTCTGGTGTCTCAGTCTACCATGGGTATTCTATGGCTTGGCTTTCTGGCTCCTGGCTTTTGCACCATTCGGCAAATCTGACAGCGCTCGTGGATGGGTGCAAAACGTGGCTACCGCCATGTACGCAGTGGCATCGTCTTCCGGCTCACTGTTCTTTGCTCAGAACTTCGGTTCGCTTGGCTCGGCGCCTGTTAAGGACTGGGCGTTCAGAGCATGCGCAATTCAAGGCACACAACAGCTGTATGTTGTTGGACTCTGGGCCTGGGGTAGCCAGCTTACACGCACCAACGCGAATGGACAATCAACCTCTTTGGGCTACAAGATGACCGCAATCGGCATTCCGATCTCCATCTTCTTGTGGGCTGTCGGCTtggttctcttcttcggtctCCCAGACTTCTATCGCCAGAAACCCGGTGGCGTGCCCGACTTCTACTCGTCCATCTTCCGAAGAAAGATCGTCGTCTGGTTCTTGGTCGCTGTGTTCATCCAAAACATCTTCCTGTCTGCACCATATGGTCGTAACTGGTCGTATCTCTGGAGTTCCAGACACGCCCCAGGATGGGCCATCTTCttgctcatcctcctcttctttgtGGTTGTGTGGATCGGcgtgctgctcttcttcggataTCTCTCAACGACTCACAGCTGGATCATCCCCATCTTCGCTATCGGCCTAGGTGCTCCAAGATGGTGTCAGATTCTGTGGTCAAACTCCAACATTGGGCAGTACCTTCCTTGGGCTGGCGGCCCTATCGCATCTGCTCTGCTGGGCAGGTGTCTTTGGCTGTGGCTCGGCGTGCTCGACTCCATCCAAGGCATCGGCTTTGGTATGATCCTGTTGCAGACCATGGTCCGCTTCCATTGCTCTTTTGCTCTCATGGCTGGTCAAGTCATTGGTGCGATAGCCACGATC ATTGCAAGAGCAGATGGTCTCAACAGCACAGGTCCCGGACCGACCTTCCCCAACTTCGCTGGCGGATGGGTTGATGGCCTTTCTCAGCCATGGTTCTGGATCTGTCTCGCTTTCCAACTTGGCATCTGTGTGGGCTTCTTCACATTCTTCCGCAAGGAGCAACTCACCAAGCCATAA
- a CDS encoding uncharacterized protein (BUSCO:EOG09262SR7) — protein sequence MDPANGNANGNSPNTFRVLVTGANSGLGFALCCRLMDEFLYTRPQTQTLHLLFSTRSSKKSTETSQRLKSHLQNTLREANGKTLGISIILESRIRIEGVQVDLLKLGSVKILAEELLSRGEKFDAVVWNAGVAGWKGINWFGAIWSVLTQLGQAVTFPDYMVCDVGKRAGRQVQKQKEAEGLDAGGEEEEEEPVLGEVFTANVFGHYMLTHWISPLLDRSSRVVWISSTGAVHDAFQVEDIQGLKSLVAYESSKRLTEFLALTAELPSTRPYTKNFFSGTSQGAENRQPRMLVTHPGVVATSISGLHWFLSIFMTLAFYLARILGSPWHAIGPYKGAVSMVFAVLSPQIIELEEREGKGKWGSAANNRGEERVARTEVEGWGYCGKPGVVPPGSATTGLYAKRRETTKESREEFEEIGRQVWKEMEAMRVDWERRLGPLDVKRAS from the exons ATGGACCCAGCGAACGGGAACGCAAATGGCAATTCGCCCAACACCTTCCGCGTCCTAGTGACAGGCGCAAATAG CGGTCTCGGCTTCGCCCTCTGCTGCCGCCTCATGGACGAATTCCTCTACACAAGACCCCAAACCCAaactctccatctcctcttctCAACCCGCTCTTCCAAAAAATCCACAGAAACTTCTCAACGTTTAAAATCTCATCTGCAAAACACACTCCGCGAAGCCAATGGAAAGACACTCGGGATTTCTATTATTCTGGAATCGAGGATCAGAATCGAAGGTGTTCAAGTCGATTTATTGAAATTGGGGAGTGTGAAGATTTTGGCGGAGGAGTTGTTGAGTAGAGGCGAGAAATTTGATGCTGTGGTTTGGAATGCGGGGGTTGCGGGGTGGAAGGGGATTAATTGGTTTGGGGCGATTTGGAGTGTTTTGACGCAGTTGGGGCAGGCTGTTACGTTTCCGGATTATATGGTTTGTGATGTGGGGAAGAGGGCTGGGAGGCAGGTGCAGAAACAGAAAGAAGCTGAGGGGTTGGATGCAGgaggtgaggaggaggaagaggagccgGTTTTGGGGGAAGTTTTTACGGCGAATGTTTTTGGGCATTATATGCTTACGCACTGGATTTCGCCGCTTCTGGATCGGAGTTCGAGGGTTGTGTGGATTTCGAGTACGGGTGCTGTGCATGATGCTTTTCAGGTGGAGGATATTCAGGGATTGAAGTCTTTGGTGGCGTATGAGTCTTCGAAGAGGTTGACGGAGTTTTTGGCGCTTACGGCGGAGTTGCCTTCGACGAGGCCATACACGAagaacttcttctctggAACATCGCAGGGAGCAGAAAACCGGCAACCGAGGATGCTCGTCACTCACCCAGGTGTGGTCGCCACATCGATTTCCGGACTTCACTGGTTTTTGAGTATCTTCATGACCTTGGCATTCTACCTCGCACGAATTCTTGGATCGCCATGGCACGCTATCGGTCCTTACAAAGGAGCAGTCAGCATGGTTTTCGCAGTCTTATCTCCTCAGATCATTGAGCTTGAGGAGCGTGAAGGGAAAGGTAAATGGGGTTCTGCAGCAAACAACAGAGGTGAGGAGAGGGTTGCGCGTACGGAAGTAGAGGGTTGGGGATATTGCGGGAAACCTGGAGTCGTGCCTCCAGGTAGCGCTACGACTGGGCTGTATGCGAAGCGAAGGGAGACGACAAAAGAAAGCAGAGAAGAGTTCGAAGAGATTGGACGGCAGGTGTggaaggagatggaggcgaTGAGAGTTGATTGGGAGAGAAGGCTTGGGCCGCTTGACGTGAAGAGGGCTTCATAG
- the ISC1_2 gene encoding phospholipase C type enzyme: MAQSARQMMGAPPSTASPSDSTLVIIDAQNEYAEGALKVTDAPGTRKVIAGLLEKYRAAGGQIVHVVHNVPEGTPIFTPGTNLAKEFEELTPKDGEKVIEKIHPSSFADTTLHDYLRGAGAKKVVLTGYMAHVCVSTTARDAARLGYDVLVVEDGVGDRDIPGASGAEVTKMVMHELADFFATIVQSKDIK, translated from the exons atggcCCAATCCGCACGACAAATGATGGGCGCGCCGCCCTCGACCGCATCGCCGAGCGATTCGACCTTGGTCATCATCGATGCGCAGAACGAATATGCAGAGGGAGCACTGAAGGTCACAGACGCACCAGGCACACGTAAAGTCATCGCAGGCCTGTTGGAGAAATACAGAGCTGCAGGCGGACAAATCGTACACGTAGTACACAACGTGCCAGAAGGAACTCCAATCTTCACACCAGGCACGAATCTGGCGAAGGAGTTTGAGGAATTGACGCCAAAGGATGGCGAGAAAGTGATTGAGAAAATTCATCCGAGCTCTTTTGCGGATACTACACTTCATGATTATCTCAGAGGTGCTGGGGCTAAGAAGGTGGTTCTTACGGGATATATG GCTCATGTCTGCGTCTCGACTACGGCGCGTGACGCCGCTCGCTTGGGCTATGATGTCCTTGTCGTAGAGGACGGAGTTGGCGACCGCGATATTCCCGGCGCATCAGGTGCCGAGGTGACCAAGATGGTCATGCACGAATTGGCAGACTTCTTCGCTACCATTGTTCAGAGCAAGGACATTAAGTAG
- a CDS encoding uncharacterized protein (MEROPS:MER0017177), with protein sequence MSQTSNLNPLPLPEGISEDYIDCTSSCGLNFHILKAGDPSKPLVLFCHGYPELAFSWRKILPVVAKAGYYCIAMDQRGYGRTTGWENKPYHEVDLTQYTMTNLVRDLICLVYKLGFKTVHCIIGHDFGAVSSAMAALVRPDIFLSTIQMSHPYHPPPSPQFGSQPKKQSLDIQAELAKLSPPRKHYKWYNSSSEAASHWDNPPQGLTQYLRGYFHLKSADWDKNSPHPLKEWSAKEISIMPEYYIMRKEHTFPQSIEKNMQGEDYTKTESWLSKQDLEVYVQEWSRTGFQGALNWYRAQTASTPQSKKDMLLYAGARIMVPCGFISGKQDWGNYQQPGAFEGYEDEKCVAKGCFKGTSLIDHAGHWVQQEQAGKVAEEILRFLGKL encoded by the coding sequence ATGTCTCAAACAAGCAACCTTAACCCACTACCATTGCCTGAAGGCATTAGCGAGGATTACATTGATTGCACCTCATCATGCGGATTGAACTTCCACATACTGAAAGCCGGTGATCCGAGCAAACcgctcgtcctcttctgccaTGGATATCCAGAACTCGCCTTCTCATGGCGCAAGATTCTTCCCGTCGTAGCAAAAGCTGGCTACTACTGCATAGCAATGGACCAACGAGGCTACGGGCGAACCACAGGCTGGGAAAACAAACCCTACCACGAAGTCGATCTGACCCAATACACCATGACAAACCTCGTCCGCGACCTCATCTGCCTAGTCTACAAACTAGGCTTCAAAACAGTCCACTGCATCATCGGCCACGATTTCGGCGCAGTATCCTCCGCAATGGCAGCCCTTGTCCGTCCAGACATCTTCCTTTCCACAATCCAAATGAGCCATCCCTACCACCCACCTCCCAGCCCTCAATTCGGTTCCCAACCCAAGAAACAATCTTTAGACATCCAAGCCGAACTCGCAAAACTCTCTCCTCCACGAAAACACTACAAATGGTACAATTCCTCCTCCGAAGCAGCTTCCCACTGGGATAACCCTCCACAAGGCCTAACCCAATACCTCCGAGGCTACTTCCATCTCAAATCCGCCGATTGGGATAAAAACTCCCCTCATCCCCTCAAAGAATGGAGCGCAAAAGAAATCTCCATCATGCCAGAATACTACATCATGCGCAAAGAACATACATTTCCCCAAAGCATCGAAAAAAACATGCAAGGCGAAGATTACACCAAAACAGAATCTTGGCTTTCGAAACAAGATTTGGAAGTTTATGTGCAAGAATGGTCGAGGACGGGGTTTCAGGGTGCGTTGAATTGGTATCGTGCGCAAACGGCGTCGACGCCGCAGAGTAAGAAGGATATGTTGTTGTATGCTGGAGCGAGGATTATGGTGCCTTGTGGATTTATTAGTGGGAAACAGGATTGGGGGAATTATCAACAGCCTGGGGCGTTTGAGGGGTATGAGGATGAGAAGTGTGTGGCGAAAGGGTGTTTTAAGGGTACGAGTTTGATTGATCATGCGGGGCATTGggtgcagcaggagcaggcggggaaggtggcggaggagattTTGAGGTTTTTGGGGAAGTTGTAG